From a region of the Zingiber officinale cultivar Zhangliang chromosome 4B, Zo_v1.1, whole genome shotgun sequence genome:
- the LOC121978238 gene encoding calcium-dependent protein kinase 13-like, which produces MVYGFLYCAKSYEKTLATLNFAGERFSEIVGSPYYMTPEVLKRNYGPEIDIWSAGVILYILLCGVPPFWGVAQAILRGVIDFKREPWPNISDSAKNLVRLMLEPDPKLRLTAKQGSLS; this is translated from the exons ATGGTGTATGGCTTCTTGTACTGCGCGAAGTCCTACGAGAAGACCCTCGCCACTTTGAACTTCGCAG GTGAAAGATTTTCTGAGATAGTTGGAAGCCCTTATTACATGACTCCAGAAGTTTTAAAACGGAATTATGGACCAGAAATTGATATATGGAGTGCTGGAGTTATACTCTATATCTTACTGTGTGGAGTTCCACCATTTTGG GGAGTTGCTCAAGCAATTCTTAGGGGCGTAATAGATTTCAAACGGGAACCATGGCCTAATATTTCTGACAGTGCTAAAAATTTAGTTCGGCTGATGTTGGAACCTGATCCCAAGCTTCGGTTAACTGCAAAGCAAGGCAGTCTTTCATGA